TGCGAAATTATTTCGGGTGTCGCCCGCTGGGATACACGGCCCGTGGGGTCCACGAGCCGCAGGTAGGCCGCTCCGGCTGCACCTTATCAAACGAATTGTTCCTGCCGATGCCTATTGAACGAGCATATGTCTCAGGGACCCCCGCGCCCGGCGTCGCAATCCCGTGACAGTTCGTTTACCCACCTCATGTACATTAAGCAAGTATTTTAAAGCTACAAATCGCACCATGGGGCTTCGCCCCGATGCACATGTCCAGCGCCACTTCTGCGGAGCTCGCGTACGCGCGGAGTGCTATGCGATCCGCTAGGCGTAGGATCAGTCACATGGGCGCGAATCGTGTTCGGTCATATCGGATCGTCGTTCTTGTCCGTCGTGGAACCcaccaacaaaaaattttagaacTTTTACGATGGGGTTAAGTACGGGCATAAATAGAACCGCATTGTAAGATCTCAGCGCTCCCCTGCTATCCTTCGCACAAAACAGAACCTCGATCGTCCAATATGGCCAAGCTTTACTCCTACAAAGAAATCGCTGAACACAACACCGAAAATGATCTATGGATGATCATCGACGGTAAGGTGTACGACTGTACCAAGTTCATGGACGAGCACCCAGGTGGTGAAGAAGTTCTCTTGGACCTTGGTGGACAAGACGCCACCGGGCCTTTCGCTGATATCGGCCACTCGGATGATGCCGTCAAGATGTTGGAGGACCTGTACGTGGGGGACGTTGACAAGGACAGTGAGCCAATTGCGGTGGTCAAGGGAGACCCAGCATCCACAACCACAGGTGGTGAAGGTAACGGCGTAATGATCCTCGCGATCGCCGCCGTTGCACTAGCCGTTGTCTACTTCTACCTGAATCAGAAATGAAGCGCTAGCGGAGCGAGAAAGTTAATTGTAGTATAGAGAGGAAGTATTTATATAAATATATTGATAATAGAGCACCTACAAGGTTCATGTGGAAGCAGGAGTGGCGCTCCGAGCCGCCGTCTTGGCAAGTTTTGAGTATATCGCGTAGCGGCCCTTGTGTTTTTTCGCAGAACACACGAAAAAACACCGAACTCCATCACACCTGCAAAATAACCACAAGCGACCCGCGAGCGCTCCCGATGAACTTCCTGTTCAAATCCATCTCCGGGTTTCAGTTCCCGTACTCGCTGGAGTCAACTCCAAGCGTCACTACGCCCATTTGGGAGGCCACCAACGGTCACAGAAAGTCTGACTCTCTTCCTGTGACTGTGTTCAGCTTCCAGAAGCAAAGAAATGGAGCCTTAGATGCAATGATCGCTAACGCAGTGCATTAtgcaaaagttttgaagcttccagGCATCCTGCGGGTCGTTGACGTTCTGGACACCAATCAAAACACGGCTTACGTTGTCACTGA
This is a stretch of genomic DNA from Lachancea thermotolerans CBS 6340 chromosome D complete sequence. It encodes these proteins:
- the CYB5 gene encoding Cyb5p (similar to uniprot|P40312 Saccharomyces cerevisiae YNL111C CYB5 Cytochrome b5 involved in the sterol and lipid biosynthesis pathways required for sterol C5-6 and fatty acid desaturation), with amino-acid sequence MAKLYSYKEIAEHNTENDLWMIIDGKVYDCTKFMDEHPGGEEVLLDLGGQDATGPFADIGHSDDAVKMLEDLYVGDVDKDSEPIAVVKGDPASTTTGGEGNGVMILAIAAVALAVVYFYLNQK